Genomic window (Catenuloplanes indicus):
CACTTCGACAACGTCAACACCCCGGCGGCGGCCTCGCACGCCGGGTCCGCAACCCTGTCGGCCGCCTCCGGCCTGACCGCGGGCGGTGCCACCACCGCGGCCGGCACCGTTGCGCTGAGCGCGACGTCCGGGCTGACGGCGGCGGCAGACCGGGCCGTGCCCGCCACGGCCGGCCTGTCTGCGGCGTCCGGCCTCACGGTGTCGGCAACCCGCGGCACCACCGGCGCTGTATCGCTGTCCGCCGCGAGCGGGCTGACCGCGGGCGCCGTACGGCAGGTGCCGGCCGGCACAGCACTGTCGGCATCGTCCGGGCTCACCGCGGGCGGCGCGGCAACGGCGGCCGGTGCGGCCGCGCTGTCGGCGGCATCGTCACTGGCGGTGGCAGCAGTCCGGGTCACGCCAGGTGTCGCAGCACTGTCCGCAGCGTCAGGTCTTACCGCCGGGGCGACCGCAGCATCCGGCGGCACGGTCATGCTCGGCGCCGCATCGTCCCTCACCTCGGCCGCAGTACGCGCCCAAGCCGGTGCGGCGACTCTGTCCGCCGCCAGCGGCCTGTCCGCGGTGGCGGCAGCCGGTGCGGGCGCGGCGACCACCCTTTCGGCCACCTCGAACCTCACCGCCGCCGCTCTGCGCACCGCAGCCGGGGCCTCGACGCTCTCTGCCGCGTCCAGTCTCGCCGCAGGCGGGCAGCGGACGGCGGTCGCCGCCGTACTGCTCTCCAGCGGATCGTCGCTGACAGCGGCAGGCGACACGACAGCGATCGTCGGCGCCCTACTCTCCGCCGCCTCACACCTGACCGCAGCAGGAACCCGGGTAGCGTCCGGTGCCGTCACGCTGTCCGCGATGTCGGCTCTCACGGCCGGCGGCATGAGTACGGCATCGGCGGCAGCAGCACTGTCCGCGGCATCGACACTCGCCGCGTCTGCTACTCGCGTCACCGCCGCCGGTGCCATGCTCTCCGCCTCGTCAACGCTCACGGTGTCGGGCAGCAGCGGCGCGGACGTTGGCGCCATCCTGTCGGCTGCGAGCAGCCTCACCACCGCAGGTGTCGGTACTACGGTCGGCGCGGCCACGCTCTCCGCCACCTCGGCGCTGTCCGCTGCGGGCGTGCGCGGCACATCGGCCGCTGCGGCACTGGCCGCAGCCAGCAGCCTCGCCGCCGCCGGTATCCCGGCGCGCGCCGCAGCCGCACTCCTATCCGCGGCCAGCACGTTCTCCGCCAGCGGAATCAGCATCCGGCCCGGCGCGGCCCAGCTCTCGGCGGCATCAGCCCTGACCGCGGACACCGCCGGGTCCAGTTCGGCCACCGCGATCCTGTCTGCCACCTCCGTGCTGTCCGCGGCGGCCGGCCGAGCTGCGATCGCCGCAGCGACGCTCTCCGCCAGCAGCGGCCTGGTAGTCGCCGCCGTGGCCACCGGGCAGGGTGCAGTCGTGCTTGCGGCAGCCGCCGGGCTCACCGCCGAAACCGTTCCCGCCCGGTTCGCGAACGTCATGCTCGGCGCGGCCAGCAGCCTCGCCGCGGACGGGACGCGCGGGGCGAACGGCCTGGCCGTCATGTCCGCAGCGACCACGCTCTCTGCAGACGGGCACACCTCCGCCGGCAGCACGGTGCTCCTCACCGCGGCCAGCGCACTCGAAGCGACCGCCGGCCGGGGCCTCGTAGGCGCGATCACCCTCACCGCCGGCTCTCACCTCGGCGCGGGCGGCACCCTCGTCGGCGGGGCGGCAGCCCAGCTCTCCGCCGCGACCCTGCTTTTGGTGACCGCCGTTCCGGACGTGTTCCAGCCCGGCCGGCTCGTCGCCGTCCTCATCCGGCCCGGCCTGACCGCATCTACCGCCCGCGCCCGGCTCGTGGCGGACACCGGCCGGCGGCGCCTGCACGCCTACACCTCCGAGGGGGCCCCGTGACCGACATCGTGGTCGGCGACACCGACGTACCGCGCCTGACCGTGTCGCCGTTCGACGGCGGTACGGCGGCGGCGCTGACCGTGACCCGGCCGGACGGCACCACGCTCGCCGTGCCGGTCGCGGTGGAGCTGGCCGGCACCGATGGCCAGTTGTGGCAGGCAGAGCCGGTCACGTACGACGCGCCTGGTGGCTGGGTGCTGACGTGGACGGTGACCGGCACCGGGCAGGGTGTCGAAGCCCAGCAGGTGTACGTGCTCGCCTCGCCGACCGCGGGTGGGGCGGTCTGGCTGCCGGGCCGGTCCCGGGTCGCGAACTACATCCCGGGCCGGACGCTCAACGTCGACCCGGCCGTGCACTCGGCGGCGGGGGAGACGTACGACCCTGGCTGGGGCCCGAACACGCGCCCGACGGGTCAGCAGGTGGATCGGCTGATCCTCGACCAGGCGTCGCTGGTGTCGGTGCGGGTGCCGAGGCTGACCGAGACGCATCACGAGGCGGCGTCCACGGTCGTGGCGATGCTGGTCGCCGCCGCGATCGAGCGCGGGCAGCCGGACACCGACCCGACTTCGCTGCAGCGCGCCTTGGACCTGGAACGGCAGGCGCTGGCCCGTCTGGACGAGCTGGTCCGCGGCGTGGACGAGGAGACCGGGGAGACCGCGGCCGGGCCGGTCATGCCGGTGTGGTCCATGCCGGCACCGGTCCCGTGGGGCGACTCCTACTTCTGATCTTGGAGGTGTGATGGCCCGCGCCCGCTTCACCGCCAACCGCGCCGGGATCGCCGCCGTCGGCCGCGCCGAGTTCATATTCCGCGAGCTGGAGCACCGCGCCGACCGGATCCGGTTCGGTCTCGAAGCCGAAGCACCCGAGGACACCCGCGAGTACAAGCGGAAGATCGGCCGCGACCGCGTGCCGGCCAAGACGGCGACGGTGCGGGTCACCGCGCGCGCCCGGCACTCCGCCGTCCTGGAATTTGGCTCCCGTCCGCACGTCATCGAGCCCAAAACCAAGAAGGCGCTCGCCTGGCCCGGCGGCCGGCACCCCGTCCAGCGCGTCCGTCACCCCGGCACCCCGGCGCTGCACCTGCTGCGGAACGCGGCGATCAAGTACGGCGGTGGCCGATGACCACCCCGACCCACGCCGACGTGGAGACGCTCCTCGCCGAGTGGTTGGCCGTCCGCTTCGACGGCTGGCTGCGCACCAAAATGTGGACCGACCCGCGCCTGCCGGACAACTGGCAGTTCGCGGCGCCGCTCGTGCACATCCAGCGGACCGGCGACGGCGACACCAGGCTCACCCTCGACGCGGCGATCGTCGACATCGACGTGTACGCGCGCATCGCGGACAACGCCCGGCAGGTCGCCGAACGCGTCCGATCCGAGGTGCGGCTCCACCTGCCGCAGCACGTGGCGGGCGGCGTCGTCGTGCAGGCCACGCAGACGATCACCGCGCCCGCGTGGCGCCCGGACCCGACGGCGTTTCGGCGCGGCGCGACGTACCGGGTGTTCGTGCACGGCATGACCGCCTGACCTTCACCACCTGATCTAGCCGACCCGCCCCGGGTGCGGCCATCTCACCATGCCCGGAGGTAGCCATGGCGCGCGTCGCCGTACCCGTCACCGCCATCACGAAGGCCGGGGTCGCGCCGGCAACCGAGGTCAACGGTGATCCGGTGAACGGGCATTCCATCGCGAACGGTGGATCGACTTTTATCGTCGCGCGGAACAACGGGGCCACCCCTCGCACCGTCACGATCAACCTTCAAGGCTCCGTCGACGGGCAGCCCATCACCGCGCGCACCGTCCCCGTACCCGCGACCGCCTCGCGCTACATCGGCCCGTTCGACACCACCCGCTACGGGTCCTCGATCGAAGTCCAGGTCGACCACGCCGACCTGAAGCTGCTGGCCTTCCGCACCGCCTGACCTCCACACCACCCGTCCACCCGGCGCGACCGCCGGGCCTTCCTGCTGCCCTGAAGAGGAGAGACCATGGCGGTCGACATCGACCTGATCCGCGCCTACGTCAACGGCGCCGTGTACTGCACCGACGCGGGCGTCACCGCCACCGCCCCCACCGACGCATCCACGCCGCTCCACGTGAACTTCAAGGAACTCGGAGCGATCGGCGAGGACGGCATCACCGAAGCCACGTCCCAGGACGTCACCGATGTGTTCATCTGGCAGGGCGCCGCGCTCGCCCGCCGGATCCGCGGCCAATACACCAAGACGTGGCAGTTCGCCGCCGCAGAGACGAACCTTCAGGTAGCCGGCCTGTTCTGGTCAGGCTCGACGATCACGCAGACGGCAGAGGGCCTGTCGATCGCGGAGAAGCCGCCCGTCACCGACGTTCGCCAGTTCGTCCTCCACGGCATCGACGGCAACCGCGCCCAGCGCATCTACGTCCCCCGCGGCGAGGTCACCGAACGCGAGGACAGCACCTGGTCGTCGGGTGAGATCACCCTGTACGGCATGACCCTCAACGCGTACCCGGACGAGTTCGGCAACGTCGCCTACCGCTGGATCTTGGACGACGACCTCGCGCTCTGACCCCACATGCCGGTGCTGGCGGCTTCCGCGCGGGTCGCCGCCAGCACCTTCAACCTCAGGCCCGCGCACCGCAAGGAGACCCGCGCATGGCACGACTGCAGATCCTCATGCTCCCGCCCGCCGAGCCCGGCACCCAGCCGTGGGCGCTGCTCATCGACCAGACCGGACCGGGCTGGACCGGCGACGACACGGCGGAGTTCGCCGAACTGGCCCAACTGGCCGGCGCCGTCCACGTGCTCGCCACCGCGCACGTCATCGAAGTCGGCGGGTACGAGGACAT
Coding sequences:
- a CDS encoding phage tail tube protein, giving the protein MAVDIDLIRAYVNGAVYCTDAGVTATAPTDASTPLHVNFKELGAIGEDGITEATSQDVTDVFIWQGAALARRIRGQYTKTWQFAAAETNLQVAGLFWSGSTITQTAEGLSIAEKPPVTDVRQFVLHGIDGNRAQRIYVPRGEVTEREDSTWSSGEITLYGMTLNAYPDEFGNVAYRWILDDDLAL